From Pseudomonadota bacterium, the proteins below share one genomic window:
- the cooS gene encoding anaerobic carbon-monoxide dehydrogenase catalytic subunit → MEDDRISYHESVRKVYDRIKSDNMTNIWDRYEAQGMGGNPDQRCPFCQGGVRCDLCSNGPCRADVAKDKRGVCGITGDGMAMRMMLLRNVMGASTYHYHTEQTIKTLKATVNGKGPFKIKSPEKLEKFAERFGIPTIISEEETALMLCNYVEADFNRKYDEPSYIVETLAPRERTNLWKKLGIMPGGIYGEMMFATSSCLTNVDGYYVSLALKAMRLSIATAYQSQIVNEYCQDILFGIPAPHNMRVDLGVLDPDYVNVLPNGHEPFLGFAMVQLARQPEWQEKARAVGAKGMRIIANIEAGQEMIQRWEMDDVFYGFTGNWITQEAVLASGCIDLFACDMNCSMPVDPFYAEKYKFRLIPVSQLVAFEGITDRISYSPEEAEGQAAQLLQMAIDNFKERRATVKPVMQLPMREAVVGFSTESILEVLGGTPEPLLKAIAGGAIRGIAGLVSCTSLRDSGQDVHSIRIAKELIKRDVLVLSMGCGNGAMQVAGLCSLEAKELAGNGLKAVCELLKIPPVLSYGTCTDTGRIADMLSAISVALGNVPIPDLPVAAVAPEYMEQKATIDAVFAVAFGLYTYVNPVPTVTGGPNLVKLLTEDCKQVTGGIMSVEKDPVKAVDGILAHIEANRKKLGI, encoded by the coding sequence ATGGAAGACGACAGGATTTCTTACCACGAGTCAGTCCGCAAAGTTTACGATAGGATCAAAAGCGACAATATGACGAATATCTGGGACAGGTATGAAGCCCAGGGCATGGGCGGCAATCCTGACCAGAGATGTCCCTTCTGTCAGGGAGGGGTTCGGTGCGACCTCTGCTCAAACGGTCCCTGCAGGGCGGATGTAGCCAAAGACAAGAGGGGCGTCTGCGGCATCACCGGCGACGGCATGGCAATGCGCATGATGTTGCTCAGGAATGTCATGGGTGCATCTACTTATCACTACCATACCGAGCAGACTATTAAAACACTTAAGGCAACAGTAAACGGCAAGGGGCCTTTTAAGATTAAAAGCCCGGAAAAACTGGAAAAATTTGCAGAAAGGTTCGGCATACCTACAATAATATCTGAAGAGGAAACAGCGCTCATGCTGTGCAATTATGTGGAAGCTGATTTTAACAGAAAATATGATGAACCGAGTTATATTGTGGAAACCCTTGCCCCGAGGGAACGGACAAACCTGTGGAAGAAGCTTGGCATTATGCCGGGCGGGATTTACGGCGAGATGATGTTTGCTACAAGCTCGTGCCTGACCAACGTAGACGGCTACTATGTGAGCCTTGCATTAAAAGCAATGCGTCTTTCCATAGCAACGGCATACCAGAGTCAGATCGTAAACGAATACTGCCAGGACATCCTCTTTGGAATACCGGCACCGCACAACATGCGCGTTGACCTGGGAGTCCTTGATCCTGATTATGTGAATGTACTGCCGAACGGACATGAGCCTTTCCTCGGTTTTGCCATGGTACAGCTTGCAAGACAACCTGAGTGGCAGGAAAAGGCCAGGGCTGTAGGCGCAAAGGGCATGCGTATAATAGCAAATATCGAAGCAGGCCAGGAAATGATCCAGAGATGGGAAATGGATGATGTGTTCTACGGCTTTACCGGCAACTGGATCACGCAGGAGGCGGTCCTTGCAAGCGGTTGTATTGACCTCTTTGCCTGCGACATGAACTGCTCCATGCCTGTTGACCCCTTCTATGCCGAAAAATATAAATTCAGGCTCATTCCGGTAAGTCAGCTTGTTGCCTTTGAAGGGATTACGGATAGGATCAGCTATAGCCCCGAAGAAGCAGAAGGGCAGGCCGCCCAGCTCTTGCAGATGGCCATTGATAATTTTAAAGAACGCAGGGCCACCGTTAAACCGGTCATGCAACTGCCAATGAGGGAAGCAGTAGTAGGCTTTTCAACGGAAAGCATCCTTGAGGTCCTTGGAGGCACCCCGGAACCGCTGTTAAAGGCAATAGCCGGCGGGGCCATTCGCGGTATTGCAGGTCTTGTTTCATGTACATCCCTTCGAGATAGCGGACAGGACGTACACAGTATCCGGATTGCAAAAGAACTCATTAAACGCGATGTGCTGGTCCTTTCTATGGGCTGCGGCAACGGCGCCATGCAGGTTGCAGGTCTATGCAGCCTGGAGGCAAAGGAACTTGCAGGCAACGGCCTTAAGGCTGTATGCGAATTATTGAAAATCCCTCCTGTATTGAGCTACGGTACATGCACAGATACAGGGCGTATCGCCGATATGCTGTCAGCAATATCGGTTGCCCTGGGGAACGTACCCATACCGGATCTTCCCGTTGCAGCCGTTGCGCCTGAGTACATGGAACAGAAGGCAACGATTGATGCAGTCTTCGCCGTTGCTTTCGGACTCTATACATATGTCAACCCTGTTCCTACCGTGACAGGGGGACCGAACCTCGTGAAGCTCCTCACTGAAGATTGTAAGCAGGTAACCGGCGGCATTATGAGCGTTGAAAAAGACCCGGTCAAGGCAGTGGATGGTATATTGGCACATATTGAAGCAAACAGAAAGAAGCTGGGGATTTAA
- the dsrJ gene encoding sulfate reduction electron transfer complex DsrMKJOP subunit DsrJ, translated as MYDTGKIITGIILFLIIMLSPFWYNAFTGRAGYVPDLKVATDARQCVEDAQYMKARHMDLLNYWKKVAVRESTKSYTGRDGKTYTISLTGTCMGCHSSKAEFCDRCHDYAGVKPVCWDCHNVPQAYAKKVVNSE; from the coding sequence ATGTATGATACAGGGAAGATAATCACCGGTATTATCCTATTTCTCATAATAATGCTGAGCCCTTTCTGGTATAATGCCTTTACCGGAAGGGCAGGATATGTGCCTGATCTGAAGGTAGCAACAGATGCGAGACAATGTGTAGAAGATGCGCAGTATATGAAAGCCAGGCACATGGATTTATTGAATTACTGGAAAAAGGTTGCAGTCAGAGAAAGCACAAAATCATACACGGGCCGTGACGGAAAGACCTATACAATAAGTCTCACAGGTACGTGCATGGGCTGTCATTCAAGCAAGGCTGAATTCTGCGACAGGTGCCACGACTATGCAGGTGTAAAACCTGTTTGCTGGGATTGCCATAATGTGCCGCAGGCGTATGCTAAGAAGGTAGTGAATAGTGAATAG
- the dsrM gene encoding sulfate reduction electron transfer complex DsrMKJOP subunit DsrM: FGVVMPYTALVIFITGFIYRIITWARSPVPFSIPTVCGQAKSLPWIKANNTESPYTAWGVLRRMVLEICFFRSLFRNDCTELKEGQKLLFNGNKGLWLAGLVFHWSLLVILIRHFRLFLEPIPSYIAWLQRIDGIFEIALPALLMTDICIIVALLYLFFRRVTSPQVRYISLPADYFALLLVFGICISGMLLRYFYKVDIMEIKRFALGIVGLHPVIPKETGLVFYVHLFLVSTLFAYFPFSKLMHMGGVFLSPTRNLKNDSRMKRHVNPWDYPVAVRTYEEWEDIFREAMKEAGLPTEKER; this comes from the coding sequence TTTTCGGTGTTGTGATGCCTTATACAGCGCTTGTCATCTTTATTACAGGTTTTATATACCGTATCATCACATGGGCTCGCTCTCCTGTTCCGTTTTCCATCCCGACGGTTTGCGGCCAGGCGAAATCACTCCCGTGGATCAAGGCAAACAACACGGAAAGCCCATATACCGCATGGGGGGTATTGCGGCGCATGGTCTTGGAAATATGCTTTTTCCGTTCACTTTTCAGAAATGATTGTACGGAATTGAAAGAGGGGCAGAAGCTCCTCTTCAACGGCAACAAAGGGCTCTGGCTTGCCGGATTGGTGTTCCACTGGTCGCTTCTGGTAATCCTTATAAGACATTTCAGGCTGTTTCTTGAGCCAATACCGTCATACATAGCATGGCTTCAAAGGATTGACGGGATTTTTGAGATCGCCTTACCGGCCCTGTTAATGACCGATATATGCATTATTGTTGCACTTTTATATCTCTTTTTCAGAAGGGTGACTTCCCCGCAGGTTCGGTATATATCTCTCCCTGCTGATTATTTCGCCCTGCTGCTTGTTTTTGGCATATGCATTTCCGGTATGTTGTTAAGATATTTTTATAAAGTGGATATTATGGAAATAAAAAGGTTTGCACTGGGCATTGTCGGTTTGCACCCGGTTATCCCGAAAGAAACCGGTCTTGTCTTTTACGTGCATCTTTTTTTGGTGAGTACCCTGTTTGCCTATTTTCCCTTCAGCAAACTCATGCATATGGGTGGGGTCTTTTTAAGTCCCACGAGAAACCTTAAGAATGACAGCCGCATGAAAAGGCATGTCAATCCCTGGGATTACCCTGTAGCGGTGCGTACTTACGAGGAATGGGAGGATATTTTCAGGGAAGCGATGAAAGAGGCGGGGCTGCCAACGGAGAAGGAAAGATGA
- a CDS encoding (Fe-S)-binding protein, translating into MVEDKVKTPDEMLNDVNLEPKGQDWMNTKPEFLKGTYCYSAPLKHQEYLELPNPREWQPTDIDWKLPENWKEIIIEGMGKLLKRHRSFRLFLDICVRCGACADKCHFFIGSGDPKNMPVLRAELLRSVYRRYFTVAGKLLGRLAGARDLTEEVLKEWFYYFFQCTECRRCSVFCPYGIDTSEITMMGRELLNLVGCNVQWVVEPASNSFRTGNHLGVPPHALKETFDFALDELKDLTGIAIEAPINRKGAEILFVAPSADYFASPHWFTFLGYLMLFHEIGLDYTWSAFASEGGNFGLFHSSELAKRLNAKIYEEAKRLKVKWILGGECGHMWRVIHQYMDTFNGPANFMEEPKSPITGTKFENAKSAKMVHIAEFTADLIYHNKLRFDKSRNDKHRITFHDSCNPARSMGLFEEPRYIINNVCNAFYEMPENTIRERTFCCGSGAGLGADENIEMRLRGGFPRANAVKYVREKHDVNMLACMCAIDKASLPPLLEYWVPGVEVCGVHELVGNALIMKGEKERTTNLRGEPLE; encoded by the coding sequence ATGGTTGAGGATAAAGTGAAAACACCTGACGAAATGCTGAATGATGTCAATCTTGAACCGAAAGGGCAGGATTGGATGAACACAAAGCCTGAGTTCCTGAAAGGGACGTATTGTTACAGCGCCCCCTTGAAACATCAGGAATACCTTGAGCTTCCGAATCCCCGTGAATGGCAGCCCACTGACATAGACTGGAAACTCCCCGAAAACTGGAAGGAGATCATTATTGAAGGGATGGGAAAGCTTCTCAAAAGGCATCGCTCTTTCAGACTTTTCCTTGATATATGTGTCAGGTGCGGGGCCTGCGCCGATAAATGCCACTTCTTCATCGGCTCCGGTGATCCGAAGAACATGCCGGTACTCCGGGCAGAGCTCCTGCGGTCTGTCTACCGGAGGTATTTCACTGTTGCGGGAAAGCTCCTGGGAAGGCTTGCCGGTGCAAGAGACCTGACAGAAGAGGTGTTGAAAGAATGGTTCTACTATTTTTTCCAGTGTACGGAATGCAGGCGCTGCTCAGTCTTCTGTCCTTACGGCATTGATACAAGTGAAATTACCATGATGGGGAGGGAGCTTCTGAACCTTGTGGGATGTAATGTACAGTGGGTTGTAGAGCCTGCATCGAACTCGTTCAGGACAGGCAATCATCTGGGCGTTCCGCCGCATGCATTGAAAGAAACCTTTGATTTTGCCCTGGATGAGCTGAAAGATTTGACCGGGATTGCGATAGAAGCCCCGATAAACAGGAAGGGGGCGGAAATTCTCTTTGTTGCCCCTTCTGCCGATTATTTTGCCAGTCCGCACTGGTTTACCTTTCTGGGTTACCTTATGCTGTTCCATGAAATAGGGCTTGACTATACATGGAGCGCTTTTGCCTCGGAAGGGGGCAACTTCGGCCTTTTTCACTCATCTGAACTGGCAAAGAGGCTCAATGCCAAGATTTACGAGGAGGCAAAGAGGTTAAAGGTCAAATGGATTCTTGGCGGTGAGTGCGGGCATATGTGGAGGGTGATACACCAGTACATGGATACATTTAACGGTCCTGCCAATTTTATGGAAGAGCCGAAATCGCCGATTACCGGAACAAAATTCGAGAATGCAAAATCTGCCAAAATGGTGCATATAGCGGAATTTACTGCCGACCTGATATACCACAACAAGCTGAGGTTCGATAAAAGCCGGAACGACAAACACAGGATCACCTTTCACGATTCATGTAACCCTGCACGGAGTATGGGTCTTTTTGAGGAACCCAGATATATTATCAACAATGTCTGCAATGCTTTTTACGAGATGCCGGAAAACACAATCAGGGAACGGACATTTTGCTGTGGAAGCGGAGCCGGTCTCGGTGCGGATGAAAATATCGAGATGAGATTAAGAGGGGGCTTCCCAAGGGCAAATGCTGTGAAATATGTAAGGGAAAAGCACGATGTAAATATGCTTGCCTGTATGTGTGCAATAGACAAGGCTTCTTTGCCGCCGCTGCTTGAATACTGGGTGCCGGGTGTGGAAGTCTGTGGTGTCCATGAACTTGTGGGGAACGCCCTTATTATGAAAGGAGAAAAGGAAAGGACGACAAACCTGCGGGGAGAACCTCTGGAGTAA